In Massilia antarctica, the following are encoded in one genomic region:
- a CDS encoding M15 family metallopeptidase produces the protein MLILAVALYFLLACLISFLVLFPAGRAFALRILARAGKRLRAWFGQAAQVKGQSVAAIRQSSSASAHQAGNFLRRHYLLVIGGLVLVSVPPLVALFSGGSSLGGFEESTRQVDTQVADLLEGENLVPPPPLPPMLFATVEVEQERPMIVSASRDWNLMNPAYTQRLLQAFKIMKERHGYDMAILEGYRSPERQNKLAAMGSSVTNAAAFQSWHQYGLAADCAFVRNGKIVISEKDPWAMRGYELYGEVAESLGLTWGGRWKMMDFGHTELRLPGVMKRR, from the coding sequence TTGCTGATCCTTGCAGTAGCCTTGTACTTCCTGCTGGCGTGCCTGATCAGCTTCCTGGTCCTGTTTCCGGCCGGACGCGCGTTCGCGCTGCGGATACTGGCGCGTGCCGGCAAGCGCCTGCGCGCCTGGTTCGGACAGGCGGCGCAGGTCAAGGGACAAAGTGTTGCTGCAATACGACAAAGCAGTAGTGCATCCGCCCACCAAGCGGGAAATTTTCTGCGCCGCCATTATTTGCTCGTGATAGGCGGCCTGGTCCTGGTCTCGGTACCGCCGCTGGTGGCGCTGTTCAGCGGCGGCTCGTCGCTGGGCGGCTTTGAAGAGTCGACCCGCCAGGTCGATACCCAGGTGGCAGACTTGCTGGAAGGCGAAAACCTGGTGCCACCGCCGCCCTTGCCGCCAATGCTGTTTGCCACGGTGGAAGTCGAACAGGAGCGCCCGATGATCGTCTCGGCCAGCCGCGACTGGAACCTGATGAACCCTGCGTACACCCAGCGCCTGCTCCAAGCGTTTAAAATAATGAAAGAACGGCACGGTTACGATATGGCGATCCTGGAAGGTTACCGCAGTCCGGAACGCCAGAATAAACTGGCCGCGATGGGCTCGTCCGTCACCAACGCCGCCGCCTTCCAGAGCTGGCACCAGTACGGTCTGGCAGCCGACTGCGCATTCGTGCGTAACGGTAAAATTGTTATTTCGGAAAAAGATCCCTGGGCCATGCGTGGCTACGAGCTGTACGGCGAAGTGGCCGAATCGCTCGGGCTGACCTGGGGCGGGCGCTGGAAAATGATGGACTTCGGCCATACCGAACTGCGCCTTCCGGGAGTCATGAAGCGCCGTTAA
- a CDS encoding PAAR domain-containing protein has product MKPFIRFKDKHSHGGEVVEGAPASFVLGLPIARKFDKITCPIHGDGIIATGDDGLIVDGRPVARLGDKTSCGAKLIPSQAITVDVV; this is encoded by the coding sequence ATGAAACCGTTTATCCGTTTCAAAGACAAGCATAGCCACGGGGGCGAGGTGGTCGAAGGCGCGCCGGCCAGCTTCGTGCTCGGCTTGCCGATCGCCCGTAAGTTCGACAAGATCACCTGTCCGATCCACGGCGACGGCATCATTGCCACCGGCGACGATGGCTTGATCGTCGACGGCCGTCCGGTTGCGCGCCTGGGCGACAAGACCAGTTGCGGCGCCAAGCTCATTCCGAGCCAGGCCATCACGGTGGACGTGGTCTGA